In bacterium YEK0313, one genomic interval encodes:
- the kdhB_1 gene encoding 6-hydroxypseudooxynicotine dehydrogenase complex subunit beta, whose protein sequence is MRIMTATSRPLRFLHRGRTVEIDRFAPATTLLDWLRLDQRLTGTKEGCGEGDCGACTVALGRLRNGRRIFEPVNACILLLGQIDGCELVTVEDLADGSALHPVQAAMVRHHGSQCGFCTPGFVMSLFTLYQDGAATSDGREAALQRLAGNLCRCTGYRPIVDAALEACAGPAADRFAVQANATAATLAALADDSDVLVGDDTAFFAAPRSLDRLAAIMADHPDAVLVGGATDVGLWITKQLRELPKLVHTGRVRELRTVSVTAGDIVIGAAATYAEAFDALVTLDPDIAVWASRLGSAQVRASGTIGGNIANGSPIGDSPPLLIALGARLQLRRGTAERSLPLEDFFLAYGRQDRAADEMVTAVTVPRLQPGEHFRAFKIAKRNDQDISAVMGALKVRLDGGRIAAARIAFGGLAGVPKRAAAVEQALIGLDIGDEAATGAAIARLGEDVQPMDDHRGSARYRSLVAANLIRKALVEIAAGRRDATRVRHLTEAGHVV, encoded by the coding sequence ATGAGGATCATGACTGCAACCTCGCGACCACTGCGTTTCCTGCACCGTGGCCGGACGGTCGAGATCGACCGTTTCGCGCCGGCGACGACCCTGCTCGACTGGCTCCGTCTCGACCAGCGCCTGACCGGCACCAAGGAGGGCTGCGGCGAGGGTGATTGCGGCGCCTGCACGGTGGCGCTCGGCCGCCTGAGAAACGGCCGCCGCATCTTCGAGCCGGTCAATGCCTGCATCCTGCTGCTTGGCCAGATCGACGGCTGCGAGCTGGTGACCGTGGAGGACCTCGCCGACGGGTCCGCGCTGCACCCGGTTCAGGCGGCGATGGTGCGCCATCACGGATCGCAGTGCGGCTTCTGCACGCCAGGCTTCGTGATGAGCCTGTTCACGCTCTACCAGGACGGCGCCGCGACGAGCGACGGCCGGGAGGCCGCGCTGCAGCGGCTTGCCGGCAATCTCTGCCGCTGCACCGGCTACCGCCCGATCGTCGATGCGGCGCTTGAGGCCTGTGCCGGCCCAGCGGCCGACCGCTTCGCCGTGCAGGCAAACGCGACGGCCGCCACGCTTGCCGCTCTGGCCGACGACAGCGATGTTCTGGTCGGCGACGACACCGCCTTCTTCGCCGCGCCGCGCTCGCTCGACCGCCTCGCCGCCATCATGGCGGACCATCCCGATGCCGTGCTGGTCGGCGGCGCCACCGATGTCGGCCTGTGGATCACCAAGCAGCTCAGGGAATTGCCGAAACTGGTCCATACGGGCCGCGTCAGGGAGCTGCGCACGGTCAGTGTGACTGCCGGGGATATCGTCATCGGTGCCGCCGCAACCTATGCGGAAGCCTTCGATGCGCTGGTGACCCTCGACCCGGACATCGCCGTCTGGGCGAGCCGGCTCGGCTCGGCGCAGGTGCGCGCCAGCGGGACGATCGGCGGCAATATCGCCAACGGCTCGCCGATCGGCGACAGTCCGCCCCTGCTGATCGCGCTTGGCGCGCGGCTGCAGCTGCGCCGGGGCACGGCCGAGCGCAGCCTGCCGCTCGAGGACTTCTTCCTGGCCTATGGCCGACAGGACCGGGCGGCCGACGAGATGGTGACGGCCGTCACGGTGCCCCGGCTCCAGCCGGGCGAGCATTTCCGCGCCTTCAAGATCGCCAAGCGCAACGACCAGGACATTTCGGCGGTCATGGGGGCCCTCAAGGTCAGGCTCGACGGCGGCCGGATCGCTGCCGCGCGGATCGCCTTCGGTGGCCTCGCCGGCGTGCCGAAACGGGCGGCGGCGGTCGAACAGGCGCTCATCGGGCTCGACATCGGCGACGAGGCGGCGACGGGTGCGGCCATCGCCCGCCTCGGCGAGGATGTCCAACCGATGGACGATCACCGCGGCTCGGCGCGCTACCGCAGCCTCGTCGCGGCCAATCTCATCCGCAAGGCGCTCGTCGAGATCGCCGCCGGACGGCGCGATGCGACGCGCGTCAGGCATCTGACGGAGGCGGGCCATGTCGTCTGA
- the dauA gene encoding C4-dicarboxylic acid transporter DauA, with protein sequence MTPVHFAQPSFTELFTPKLVTVLKEGYGLRDLRTDVVAGLTVAIVALPLSMAIAIASGATPDKGLITAIIGGLIISAFGGSRFQIGGPAGAFIPLVATTIVVHGYDGLVIATFMAGLMLVLVGLLRLGNYIKYIPYPVTVGFTAGIAVIIFTAQIRDLMGLTLAGREPPEVLHKLPVLWAALPTVNAAALALALLSIGLIVAIRRLRPAWPGFLIAVLIGSLAVTLGQMPVETIGSRFGSLPSGLAFHGLPRLSLDRIRELIVPAVAIAMLGGIESLLSAVVADGMTGRRHRSNCELVAQGVANMASALFGGLPVTGTIARTATNVRAGARGPVSGVLHAVFLFAFLSFAGGLMAFVPLATLAAILAVVAWNMAEKREFVSLLQSSRGDALVLLAAFLLTVFVDLTAGIGVGIVLGALLFMHRMAEAIEIETDLPVVDRDVADSAHAQPAFDPAYSHDRDVLVYRLNGAFFFGAAGTVGAVFDRLGRMPKVFILDMAGVPFLDTTGANTLDAFAHKLERAGTTMIISGANPAVAASLAHFGLNEPRIEMSETVATAMTLADARLADWQA encoded by the coding sequence ATGACCCCTGTCCACTTCGCCCAGCCCTCGTTCACCGAGCTGTTCACGCCAAAACTGGTCACGGTGCTGAAGGAGGGCTACGGCCTGCGCGACCTGCGCACCGACGTGGTCGCCGGGCTGACGGTCGCGATCGTCGCCCTGCCCCTGTCCATGGCGATCGCCATCGCCTCGGGCGCGACGCCGGACAAGGGGCTGATCACCGCCATTATCGGCGGGCTGATCATTTCCGCCTTTGGCGGCTCCCGCTTCCAGATCGGCGGGCCGGCCGGCGCCTTCATCCCGCTGGTCGCCACCACGATCGTCGTGCACGGCTATGACGGCCTCGTCATCGCGACCTTCATGGCCGGGCTGATGCTGGTCCTGGTCGGGCTGCTCCGGCTCGGCAACTACATCAAATACATTCCTTATCCGGTCACGGTCGGCTTCACCGCCGGCATTGCCGTGATCATCTTCACCGCGCAGATCCGCGACCTCATGGGCCTGACGCTTGCCGGGCGCGAACCGCCGGAAGTGCTGCACAAGCTGCCGGTGCTCTGGGCGGCGCTTCCCACCGTCAATGCCGCCGCGCTGGCCCTGGCGCTGCTCTCGATCGGCCTGATCGTCGCCATCAGACGGCTGAGACCAGCCTGGCCGGGCTTCCTGATAGCGGTGCTGATCGGCTCGCTTGCCGTCACCCTCGGCCAGATGCCGGTCGAAACCATCGGGTCGCGCTTCGGCAGCCTGCCCTCCGGCCTTGCCTTCCACGGCCTGCCGCGGCTTTCGCTCGACCGGATCCGCGAATTGATCGTGCCGGCCGTCGCCATCGCCATGCTCGGCGGCATCGAATCTTTGCTCTCCGCGGTCGTCGCCGACGGCATGACCGGCCGCCGCCACCGTTCCAACTGCGAGCTGGTCGCCCAGGGCGTCGCCAACATGGCGTCCGCCCTGTTCGGCGGCCTGCCCGTCACCGGCACCATCGCGCGGACCGCCACCAATGTGCGGGCCGGCGCGCGCGGGCCGGTCTCGGGCGTGCTGCATGCCGTTTTCCTGTTCGCCTTCCTGAGCTTTGCCGGTGGCCTGATGGCCTTCGTGCCGCTCGCGACCCTGGCTGCGATCCTCGCGGTCGTCGCCTGGAACATGGCGGAGAAGCGCGAGTTCGTGTCGCTGCTGCAGTCGTCGCGTGGCGACGCGCTCGTGCTGCTCGCGGCCTTCCTGCTGACCGTCTTCGTCGACCTCACAGCCGGCATCGGCGTCGGCATCGTGCTCGGCGCCCTCCTGTTCATGCATCGCATGGCCGAAGCCATCGAGATCGAGACCGATCTGCCGGTCGTCGACCGCGACGTCGCCGACAGCGCCCATGCCCAGCCGGCCTTCGACCCGGCCTACAGCCATGACCGGGACGTCCTCGTCTACCGGCTCAACGGCGCCTTCTTCTTCGGCGCGGCCGGCACGGTCGGCGCGGTCTTCGACCGGCTCGGCCGCATGCCGAAGGTCTTCATTCTCGACATGGCCGGCGTGCCTTTCCTGGACACGACCGGGGCCAATACGCTCGACGCCTTCGCCCACAAGCTCGAACGGGCGGGCACCACCATGATCATATCCGGAGCCAATCCGGCCGTGGCCGCAAGCCTTGCGCATTTCGGCCTCAACGAACCGCGGATCGAGATGTCGGAGACGGTTGCGACGGCCATGACGCTGGCCGATGCCCGGCTTGCCGACTGGCAGGCCTGA
- the pcs gene encoding Phosphatidylcholine synthase, which produces MVEERVPPSDEGAGRRWAALAVHAFTASGAVLGLLALQAAADRRWTLMFVWLAAALVVDGVDGTVARAAQVKTVLPRFSGEVLDLVVDFLTYVFVPAYALVAAGLLPPGLDLPLAALILITAAFYFADGEMKTVEGGFRGFPAVWNGAAFLLFVFRPAPWACAVALVMLAAATFAPVVTIHPFRVARFRRLTLAVLLAWSLAGLASLAADLDPDWPVKAVLAVTSLYFLCIGLVFGRARPG; this is translated from the coding sequence ATGGTCGAGGAACGCGTGCCGCCGTCGGACGAGGGCGCAGGCCGGCGATGGGCGGCGCTCGCCGTGCATGCGTTCACGGCGTCCGGTGCGGTGCTCGGCCTTCTCGCGCTGCAGGCGGCGGCCGACCGGCGCTGGACCTTGATGTTCGTCTGGCTCGCCGCGGCCCTGGTGGTCGACGGCGTCGACGGCACGGTCGCCCGCGCCGCACAGGTCAAGACCGTTCTGCCACGCTTTTCCGGCGAGGTGCTCGACCTCGTCGTCGACTTCCTGACTTATGTGTTCGTGCCGGCCTATGCGCTGGTCGCGGCCGGCCTGCTGCCGCCGGGCCTGGACCTGCCGCTCGCGGCCCTGATCCTGATCACGGCCGCCTTCTATTTCGCCGACGGCGAAATGAAGACGGTCGAAGGTGGCTTTCGCGGCTTTCCGGCCGTGTGGAACGGAGCCGCCTTCCTGCTCTTCGTGTTCCGCCCTGCGCCCTGGGCCTGTGCCGTCGCTCTGGTCATGCTTGCCGCCGCGACCTTCGCGCCGGTCGTCACCATCCACCCGTTCAGGGTGGCACGCTTCCGGCGGCTGACGCTGGCCGTGCTCCTGGCATGGTCCTTGGCCGGCCTTGCGAGCCTTGCGGCCGATCTCGATCCGGACTGGCCGGTCAAGGCTGTGCTCGCCGTGACCAGCCTCTATTTCCTCTGCATCGGACTCGTTTTCGGCCGCGCCCGGCCGGGCTGA
- the ubiF gene encoding 2-octaprenyl-3-methyl-6-methoxy-1,4-benzoquinol hydroxylase, translating into MSASATSPAVPPASTDVIVVGGGPAGLFAALALKAAGFDVVVVAGPRRPGLDQRTSALLDGSVSALKTLGVWDDIAAKAAPLRVMRLVDDTGRLIRAPLFEGRCEEIGLDAFGYNIANADLNAGLRAAVDRAGITVIDEAAEAVALAPDAASVRLAGGRTLEARLVAGADGRASLVRAAAGIETVETRYAQTAVTANFSHSRPHDDVSTEFHTPSGPFTLVPLPGQRSSLVCVVTPAEARRLLELDDAAFGREIERRSQAILGKIVADRGRGRFDLAIVTPKRFGIARAALVGEAAHVVPPIGAQGLNLGLRDGAALADCLADARAAGADIGGDVAMAAYDRARRADIVSRSAAIHALNRSLLSGFMPVHGLRGLGLWLMDQVGPLRRAFMREGLQPARPQPRLMRGVLPSEAA; encoded by the coding sequence ATGTCCGCAAGCGCCACTTCGCCCGCCGTCCCGCCCGCCTCGACCGACGTCATCGTCGTCGGCGGCGGTCCCGCCGGGCTCTTCGCCGCCCTCGCCCTGAAGGCCGCCGGCTTCGACGTGGTCGTCGTTGCAGGTCCCCGCCGGCCCGGGCTCGACCAGCGCACCAGCGCCCTGCTGGACGGTTCGGTCTCGGCGCTGAAGACGCTCGGCGTCTGGGACGACATCGCCGCCAAGGCCGCGCCCCTGCGAGTCATGCGTCTCGTCGACGATACCGGCCGGCTCATTCGCGCGCCGCTGTTCGAGGGGCGCTGCGAGGAGATCGGCCTCGACGCCTTCGGCTACAACATCGCCAATGCCGATCTGAATGCCGGCCTGCGCGCGGCGGTCGACCGTGCCGGCATTACCGTCATCGACGAGGCCGCGGAAGCCGTCGCGCTCGCACCGGACGCGGCGAGCGTCAGGCTGGCAGGAGGCCGCACGCTTGAGGCGCGCCTCGTCGCCGGCGCCGACGGCCGCGCCTCGCTGGTACGGGCTGCGGCCGGCATCGAGACCGTCGAAACGCGCTATGCGCAGACGGCGGTGACCGCCAATTTCAGCCACTCCCGGCCGCATGACGACGTCTCGACCGAATTCCATACGCCGAGCGGCCCGTTCACCCTGGTGCCCCTGCCCGGCCAGCGCTCGTCGCTCGTTTGCGTGGTGACGCCAGCGGAGGCGCGCCGGCTGCTCGAACTCGACGATGCCGCCTTCGGGCGCGAAATCGAGCGGCGCTCGCAGGCCATTCTCGGCAAGATCGTCGCCGATCGCGGCCGCGGCCGGTTCGACCTTGCCATCGTCACGCCGAAACGCTTCGGCATCGCGCGCGCCGCCCTCGTTGGCGAAGCCGCCCATGTCGTGCCGCCGATCGGCGCGCAGGGCCTCAATCTCGGCCTCAGGGACGGCGCCGCCCTCGCCGACTGCCTGGCCGATGCCCGCGCCGCGGGCGCCGATATCGGCGGCGATGTGGCGATGGCCGCCTATGATCGCGCAAGGCGGGCCGACATCGTCAGCCGGTCGGCCGCCATTCATGCGCTCAACCGCTCCCTCCTGTCCGGCTTCATGCCGGTCCACGGCCTGCGCGGCCTCGGCCTCTGGCTGATGGACCAGGTCGGCCCGCTCCGGCGCGCCTTCATGCGCGAGGGCCTGCAGCCGGCCCGACCGCAGCCGCGGTTGATGCGCGGCGTTCTCCCGTCCGAAGCCGCCTGA
- a CDS encoding Membrane transport protein, producing MIQVLNLAMPFFGLIALGFGIARFKLARGTAIPEAGLAWMNFFLIYVALPALFYRILAKTPLEKLNNPPFVAGTTLATALIFTLGFAYVMWRSNGNMRFGAVAGVAAAYGNIGYMGPGLAFSTIGPDAAVPVALIFCFDNILLFSLVPLLMALAGEGPRSFWAITRQTLASIFTHPFILATLAGVISAVLKFEPPEMLDRLFAFLQSSAAPVALFTLGVTVALRMESIAALGRMAAAVSPILALKLALHPLLVILILSVFGRFEPAWVLTAVLMACLPPALNVFIIARHYETWVEEASNAVLLGTIVSVVTLTSVLYLVKNELLPINLFPG from the coding sequence ATGATCCAGGTTCTCAATCTCGCAATGCCCTTTTTCGGGCTGATCGCGCTCGGCTTCGGCATTGCCCGGTTCAAGCTGGCGCGCGGCACCGCCATTCCCGAGGCGGGCCTTGCCTGGATGAACTTCTTCCTGATCTATGTGGCCCTGCCGGCGCTGTTCTATCGGATCCTGGCCAAGACGCCCCTGGAAAAGCTCAACAACCCGCCCTTCGTCGCCGGCACGACGCTGGCGACGGCGCTCATCTTCACGCTGGGCTTTGCTTATGTGATGTGGCGCTCCAACGGCAATATGCGCTTCGGCGCGGTGGCGGGCGTCGCGGCGGCCTATGGCAATATCGGCTATATGGGACCCGGCCTTGCCTTTTCGACCATCGGCCCCGATGCGGCCGTGCCGGTCGCCCTGATCTTCTGCTTCGACAACATCCTCCTGTTCTCTCTGGTGCCGCTGCTCATGGCGCTGGCCGGCGAAGGGCCGCGTTCGTTCTGGGCGATCACCCGGCAGACGCTCGCCAGCATCTTCACCCATCCGTTCATCCTGGCGACGCTCGCCGGCGTCATCTCGGCCGTCCTGAAATTCGAGCCGCCGGAAATGCTCGACCGGCTGTTCGCCTTCCTTCAGTCGTCGGCCGCTCCGGTGGCCCTGTTCACCCTGGGGGTGACCGTCGCCCTGCGCATGGAGAGCATCGCCGCGCTTGGCCGGATGGCCGCGGCGGTGTCGCCCATCCTCGCCCTGAAGCTGGCCCTGCACCCGCTGCTGGTGATCCTGATCCTCTCGGTGTTCGGCCGGTTTGAACCGGCCTGGGTGCTGACGGCGGTGCTGATGGCCTGCCTGCCGCCGGCGCTCAACGTCTTCATCATCGCCAGGCACTACGAGACCTGGGTGGAGGAGGCTTCCAACGCCGTGCTGCTCGGCACGATCGTGTCGGTGGTGACGCTGACCAGCGTGCTCTACCTCGTCAAGAACGAGCTCCTGCCGATCAACCTCTTTCCGGGCTAG
- the hspQ gene encoding Heat shock protein HspQ, with amino-acid sequence MDKPRVAKFKIGQVVRHRFYPFRGVVFDVDPTFSNTDEWYDSIPKEIRPSKDQPFYHLFAENAETEYVAYVSEQNLEADTSGDPIRHPQVDEVFERDETGEYHARRSELH; translated from the coding sequence ATGGACAAGCCCCGGGTCGCAAAATTCAAGATCGGCCAGGTCGTCCGCCACCGGTTCTATCCGTTCCGCGGCGTGGTCTTCGACGTCGATCCGACCTTTTCCAACACGGACGAATGGTACGATTCGATCCCGAAGGAGATCCGGCCGTCCAAGGACCAGCCTTTCTATCACCTGTTCGCCGAGAACGCCGAAACGGAATACGTCGCCTACGTGTCCGAGCAGAATCTCGAGGCGGATACGAGCGGCGATCCGATCCGGCATCCGCAGGTCGACGAGGTGTTCGAGCGGGACGAGACCGGCGAATATCACGCCCGCCGCTCGGAACTGCACTGA
- the mcl1_2 gene encoding Malyl-CoA lyase: MKLPRNVFKPLAIGAPEPYRELPVRLERMIHFVPPHLEKVRAKVPDLARSVDIVLGNLEDAIPLDAKEAARRGFIEMVQATDFGATGVWTRVNALNSPWILDDLTEIVAAVGNQLDVIMLPKVEGAWDIHYLDQLLAQLEAKHGVQKPILIHAILETAEGVKNVDDIAAASPRMHGMSLGPADLAASRAMKTTRVGGGHPDYRVVADAGADGAPRAVYQQDLWHYTIAKMVDACAANGLKAFYGPFGDFSDPVACEAQFRNAFLMGCAGAWTLHPSQIDIAKQVFSPDPAEVAFAAKILAAMPDGSGAVMIDGKMQDDATWKQAKVMVDLARIVAAKDPEYAARYAL; this comes from the coding sequence ATGAAACTGCCGCGCAATGTCTTCAAGCCGCTCGCCATCGGCGCGCCCGAGCCCTATCGCGAGCTGCCGGTCCGCCTCGAGCGCATGATCCATTTCGTGCCGCCGCACCTGGAAAAGGTACGCGCCAAGGTGCCTGATCTTGCGCGCTCGGTGGATATCGTCCTGGGCAATCTGGAGGATGCCATTCCGCTCGACGCCAAGGAGGCGGCGCGGCGCGGCTTCATCGAGATGGTGCAGGCCACCGATTTTGGCGCGACCGGTGTCTGGACGCGGGTCAATGCGCTGAATTCGCCCTGGATTCTCGATGATCTCACCGAGATCGTCGCAGCGGTCGGCAACCAGCTCGACGTCATCATGCTGCCGAAAGTCGAGGGCGCCTGGGACATTCACTATCTCGACCAGCTGCTCGCCCAGCTCGAGGCCAAGCACGGCGTGCAGAAGCCGATCCTCATTCACGCCATCCTGGAGACGGCCGAGGGCGTCAAGAATGTCGACGACATCGCCGCCGCCTCGCCGCGCATGCACGGCATGAGCCTCGGTCCGGCCGACCTTGCCGCTTCGCGCGCGATGAAGACGACGCGTGTCGGTGGCGGCCATCCCGATTATCGGGTGGTGGCCGATGCCGGCGCCGACGGCGCGCCGCGCGCGGTCTATCAGCAGGACCTCTGGCACTACACCATCGCCAAGATGGTCGATGCCTGCGCCGCCAACGGCCTGAAGGCTTTCTACGGTCCGTTCGGCGATTTTTCCGATCCGGTGGCCTGCGAGGCGCAGTTCCGCAACGCCTTCCTGATGGGCTGCGCCGGCGCCTGGACCCTGCATCCGAGCCAGATCGACATTGCCAAGCAGGTCTTCTCGCCCGATCCGGCGGAAGTGGCCTTCGCCGCCAAGATCCTCGCGGCCATGCCCGACGGCAGCGGCGCGGTCATGATCGACGGCAAGATGCAGGACGATGCGACCTGGAAACAGGCCAAGGTGATGGTGGACCTCGCCCGGATCGTTGCGGCCAAGGACCCCGAATACGCCGCGCGTTACGCGTTGTAA
- a CDS encoding Invasion associated locus B (IalB) protein: MSRLSVPARLGLGAALLLMPAVAMAQQPRPQQRPAQPAQPAQPAQPGQQGGQAAGGQEPQLQAIQTPWVKLCDNVPVDERTPPTTKKLCMVVQETRAENGQMLASVQIRELEGEKPRLIIAVPVGMSLQPGIRVVLEGQGAPQPQAMRYEVCLPNACFAQMELQTDFLNRMKRSNNLNIQVVNMNNRAISLAMSLNGFQASYDGPPVDPKAYEESQRKLAEELQRRGEEAQRRLQQQQQQQGGTPGAPACRPGGPRCARHARRADHARPAGADAAGRAEPLMLPAQSLPFRQRL; the protein is encoded by the coding sequence ATGTCCCGTCTCTCCGTTCCGGCTCGACTCGGACTCGGTGCAGCGCTGCTGCTGATGCCTGCGGTCGCCATGGCGCAGCAGCCGCGCCCGCAGCAGCGCCCGGCCCAGCCGGCCCAGCCCGCGCAGCCGGCCCAGCCCGGTCAGCAGGGCGGGCAGGCGGCGGGCGGGCAGGAGCCGCAGCTGCAGGCGATCCAGACCCCCTGGGTGAAGCTGTGCGACAATGTGCCGGTCGACGAGCGCACCCCGCCGACCACCAAGAAGCTCTGCATGGTCGTGCAGGAGACCCGCGCCGAGAACGGCCAGATGCTGGCCTCCGTGCAGATTCGCGAGCTTGAGGGCGAGAAGCCGCGCCTGATCATTGCCGTGCCGGTGGGCATGTCGCTGCAGCCGGGCATCCGCGTCGTGCTGGAAGGCCAGGGCGCGCCGCAGCCCCAGGCCATGCGCTACGAGGTCTGCCTGCCCAATGCCTGCTTCGCGCAGATGGAGCTGCAGACCGATTTCCTGAACCGCATGAAGCGGTCGAACAACCTGAACATTCAGGTCGTCAACATGAACAACCGGGCGATCTCGCTCGCCATGTCCCTGAACGGCTTCCAGGCGTCCTATGACGGCCCGCCGGTCGACCCGAAGGCCTACGAGGAAAGCCAGCGCAAGCTTGCCGAGGAACTGCAGCGCCGCGGCGAGGAGGCCCAGCGCCGGCTCCAGCAGCAACAGCAGCAGCAGGGCGGCACGCCGGGCGCCCCGGCGTGCCGCCCCGGCGGCCCCCGATGCGCCCGTCATGCCCGGCGCGCCGATCACGCCCGGCCTGCCGGTGCCGACGCCGCCGGCCGCGCCGAACCGCTGATGCTTCCGGCGCAATCGCTGCCGTTCCGGCAGCGGCTCTGA
- the oppA_1 gene encoding Periplasmic oligopeptide-binding protein precursor, translating to MSISFRAIALGLALLGLCCAAAPAARASEWPRVPISAGIAMHGTPAHAPEEAHRRYVNPDAPKGGRLVLGASGTFDTLNPFVVRGLSVPGARSYLYETLLTRGYDEPFTLYPQIARGVELPDDRSWIIFHIDSRARFSDGRRITADDVIFSLELLRERGRPNHRSYYRKVARTDRLDELTVRFDLAGAQDRELPLILGLMPILPRHAINPETFEETTLTPLVGSGPYRVAEVRPGESLTLKRDPDWWGRDLAINRGLYNFDEVRFDFYRDSNTLFEAFKKGLVDVRVETDPGLWASAYDFPALRDGRVVRDTIHPSTPKGIRGFAMNVRRPIFSDVRIREALGLMFDFEWTNRSLYAGGFARTLSIFEDSDLSARRRPASAEERALLAATEARVRPDIMEGRYDAPVSDGSGADRNRLREAIGLFRAAGWDLKDGVMRNRASGEAFAFELLILTKEQERLALTYQRFLKRIGVTARVRTVDAVQYDRRVRDYDFDMIDYRWWNITLSPGNEQAFYWGSEAGRSPGSRNVVGIADPAVDRLIASIVEARSRAELTTAARALDRTLISGFYWVPLFHEPAQWIARWNTIGIPTESSVFGYLPETWWRERP from the coding sequence ATGTCGATATCCTTCCGCGCGATCGCGCTCGGCCTCGCCCTCCTCGGTCTTTGTTGTGCAGCGGCGCCGGCCGCCAGGGCGAGCGAGTGGCCGCGCGTACCGATCAGCGCCGGTATCGCCATGCACGGCACGCCCGCCCACGCGCCCGAGGAGGCCCACCGGCGCTACGTCAATCCCGATGCGCCGAAAGGCGGCCGGCTGGTGCTCGGCGCCTCGGGCACCTTCGACACGCTGAACCCCTTCGTGGTGCGCGGCCTGAGCGTGCCCGGCGCCCGCTCCTATCTCTACGAAACCCTGCTCACCCGCGGTTACGACGAGCCCTTCACGCTCTATCCGCAGATCGCGCGCGGGGTGGAGCTGCCCGACGACCGGTCGTGGATCATCTTTCACATCGATTCCCGGGCACGCTTCTCCGACGGCAGGCGGATCACCGCCGACGATGTCATCTTCTCGCTCGAGCTCTTGCGCGAGCGCGGCCGGCCCAACCATCGCAGCTATTACCGCAAGGTGGCGCGGACCGACCGCCTGGACGAACTGACCGTGCGCTTCGACCTTGCCGGCGCCCAGGACCGCGAATTGCCGCTGATCCTCGGCCTGATGCCGATCCTGCCCCGCCATGCCATCAATCCCGAAACCTTCGAGGAGACCACGCTGACGCCGCTCGTCGGCTCCGGTCCCTATCGCGTCGCCGAGGTCAGGCCAGGCGAAAGCCTGACGCTGAAGCGCGATCCGGACTGGTGGGGCCGCGACCTCGCGATCAATCGCGGCCTCTACAACTTCGATGAAGTCCGATTCGATTTCTATCGTGATTCCAATACTTTGTTCGAGGCGTTCAAGAAGGGCCTGGTGGATGTCAGGGTCGAGACAGACCCCGGTCTTTGGGCGTCGGCCTACGACTTTCCGGCCCTGCGCGACGGGCGCGTGGTGCGCGACACCATTCACCCGTCAACGCCTAAGGGCATTCGTGGTTTCGCCATGAACGTCCGGCGGCCGATCTTTTCGGACGTGCGCATCCGCGAGGCGCTCGGACTGATGTTCGACTTCGAATGGACCAACCGCTCGCTCTATGCCGGCGGCTTCGCGCGCACGCTGTCCATCTTCGAAGATTCGGACCTGTCGGCGCGCCGCCGGCCGGCGAGCGCGGAGGAGCGCGCCCTGCTCGCCGCGACCGAAGCCCGGGTGCGGCCCGATATCATGGAGGGCCGCTACGATGCGCCGGTATCGGACGGCAGCGGCGCCGACCGCAACCGGCTGCGCGAGGCGATCGGACTGTTCCGGGCCGCCGGCTGGGACCTGAAGGACGGCGTCATGCGCAACCGCGCCAGCGGCGAGGCCTTCGCTTTCGAGCTGTTGATCCTGACCAAGGAGCAGGAGCGGCTCGCCCTCACCTACCAGCGCTTCCTGAAGCGGATCGGCGTGACCGCCCGCGTCCGAACGGTCGACGCGGTTCAATATGACCGGCGCGTGCGCGACTACGACTTCGACATGATCGACTATCGCTGGTGGAACATCACGCTCTCCCCCGGCAACGAGCAGGCCTTCTACTGGGGCAGCGAGGCGGGCCGATCCCCGGGCAGCCGCAACGTGGTCGGCATAGCCGACCCGGCGGTCGACCGCCTGATCGCCTCGATCGTCGAAGCCCGCTCCCGCGCCGAGCTGACGACCGCGGCGCGCGCGCTCGACCGCACGTTGATATCCGGCTTCTACTGGGTGCCCCTGTTCCATGAGCCGGCGCAATGGATCGCCCGCTGGAATACGATCGGAATTCCCACCGAATCATCCGTTTTCGGCTATCTCCCTGAGACATGGTGGCGCGAGCGACCGTGA